The following are from one region of the Melitaea cinxia chromosome 7, ilMelCinx1.1, whole genome shotgun sequence genome:
- the LOC123655081 gene encoding mucin-5AC-like, whose amino-acid sequence MPLNISWERTSKQLWCVVTMLVIVIVTEVVALSGPNVCTVQQKYNITKRVKYRAPMSIRTYEWCFSMPPRCSKWSTEMRDLTRLETEVRIAEVAVCCPGYKMKDVSCVPICPNGKTGQGCTQDCPPNKWGPNCVNNCTECVNGECDPSTGECDCDDGWQGESCQTRMSTIPEPPALMEKLLTTTKSSVKTFPTTVLTVPTTSIAMTEIPVTTFTTPQTTTTTFPTTKTTFTTKKTETTPTTSTTLLIKKTSIPMVTNLTTHLTTMEIESKTEQIAEVPKVNVPNFIYNRTETPMEGTSTVLSTEHESSTMVNIPITTKSPTTPLRTTTTVIASVPTTTIAPSTTTITTSTISTTTTSTTDISTTLSKLTTILPAQKETTKIEITREREISSKSHPTTIKFKPKEIWIRPTQKGELTFVENKLKHNHDQLNTKVKSATNKNEAISENTTPRTIIVSIIPTSVSHATFKKIALTTASYMSKKSNVSLIFQNRTEQGFTKSMTSHVSTVTPFTIKVLSTINAKNLGFHKTTTNIPQNNTTRRLVPPTSKKTLTTIATDKQTYITKSIVNTTLATSRTTNSMPSTTNGVIKTLNSSNSLTNKLSTNKQSVHKNMSHEITIVPPINKKLKPILVKDEAKNRSHHIINTNETKELPEIKLQEKAKSFNGNAEKANLTKTGFPKINTYKITTREPPEDETFHILTEPEHITAVMSDRDKEHTSMDLISVISIAGGVMMAVITVAVIIVMIERCRRPRYGDVRKMNDMRMQVMLDDKDVPPPYVRSIFHTPLPDPPHSDKCHYQPISTLDRNLKQFMRPVVVQTISPVMLENFRGILECHYDHLPRRNHDFGTMPTRSSVSPSMRCEEDLLIQRPLSVADYTIEALKCEAKMDVIDNTTSEPLYAEIPCWRPPSEHAIAVVNLNGEAVTEL is encoded by the exons ATGCCTTTAAATATATCATGGGAAAGGACTTCAAAACAATTATGGTGTGTGGTGACAATGCTCGTCATAGTGATAGTGACGGAGGTGGTGGCTTTGAGCGGACCAAATGTTTGCACAGTTCAACAGAA ATACAACATAACGAAACGTGTGAAGTACCGCGCGCCGATGTCCATCAGAACCTACGAGTGGTGCTTCTCCATGCCGCCCAGGTGCTCAAAGTGGAGTACTGAGATGCGCGACCTCACTAGACTTGAG ACTGAGGTACGCATAGCCGAGGTGGCCGTGTGCTGCCCAGGGTATAAAATGAAGGACGTCTCCTGCGTACCGATTTGCCCCAACGGGAAGACTGGACAAGGGTGTACTCAGG ATTGTCCTCCAAATAAATGGGGTCCAAACTGTGTAAACAATTGCACAGAGTGTGTTAACGGTGAATGTGATCCAAGTACCGGAGAATGCGATTGTGATGACGGATGGCAAGGTGAGAG TTGTCAAACCAGAATGTCTACAATTCCGGAACCACCCGCTTTGATGGAGAAATTACTAACAACTACTAAATCTTCCGTTAAGACGTTTCCCACTACTGTATTAACTGTACCGACAACTAGTATTGCCATGACTGAAATCCCTGTCACAACTTTTACAACTCCTCAAACAACAACTACTACATTTCCTACTACAAAGACGACATTCACAACAAAAAAGACTGAAACAACACCGACAACTTCAACAACTTTGCTAATAAAGAAAACTTCAATTCCCATGGTGACAAATTTAACTACACATCTTACAACAATGGAAATAGAAAGTAAAACCGAGCAAATAGCCGAAGTTCCCAAAGTAAATGTaccaaattttatatataatcgaACTGAAACTCCAATGGAAGGTACGTCAACTGTCTTATCTACTGAGCATGAATCTTCGACAATGGTGAATATTCCAATAACAACTAAATCTCCCACAACTCCATTACGAACTACTACCACTGTTATTGCTAGTGTTCCAACCACTACTATTGCTCCATCAACTACCACTATTACTACCTCTACCATTTCTACGACGACAACTTCCACTACCGACATAAGCACTACCCTATCGAAATTAACTACAATCTTACCGGCGCAAAAGGAAACCACAAAAATCGAAATTACCAGAGAACGTGAAATTTCTTCTAAAAGTCATCCTACTACGATAAAATTCAAACCGAAGGAGATATGGATAAGACCAACTCAAAAAGGTGAACTGACATTTgttgaaaacaaattaaaacataatcatGATCAATTAAACACAAAAGTCAAGAGTGCTACTAATAAAAACGAAGCTATCTCAGAAAATACGACACCACGGACCATTATTGTATCTATAATACCAACATCAGTATCCCACGCGACATTCAAAAAAATAGCGTTAACTACTGCATCATATATGTCAAAGAAAAGCAACGTgtcattaatatttcaaaacagaacagaacaaGGTTTCACTAAATCTATGACATCACATGTATCTACCGTTACTCCATTCACTATAAAAGTACTATCGACAATCAACGCAAAAAATTTGGGTTTTCATAAGACAACAACTAATATACCACAAAACAATACAACTCGAAGACTGGTACCACCCACATCAAAGAAAACATTAACTACAATAGCTACTGATAAACAAACTTATATAACTAAGTCAATTGTGAATACAACTTTGGCAACTAGTAGAACAACTAACAGCATGCCAAGCACGACGAATGGAGTTATTAAAACGCTGAATTCTTCTAACTCTCTAACAAATAAACTTTCAACTAACAAACAAAgtgttcataaaaatatgtcaCATGAAATAACAATCGTTCCtccgataaataaaaaattaaaaccgatACTCGTAAAGGACGAAGCGAAAAATAGATCACATCATATTATTAACACTAATGAAACAAAAGAATTACCTGAAATAAAGTTACAAGAAAAAGCTAAATCATTCAATGGGAATGCTGAAAAAGCTAATCTTACTAAAACAGGTTTTccaaaaattaatacttacaaaataACCACTCGTGAGCCACCTGAAGACGaaacttttcatattttgaCAGAACCAGAGCACATAACGGCTGTAATGAGTGATAGGGATAAAGAACATACTTCGATGGACTTGATATCCGTGATAAGTATAGCTGGTGGGGTAATGATGGCTGTCATCACGGTTGCAGTTATTATAGTGATGATAGAGAGGTGCAGAAGGCCTAGATATGGCGATGTGAGGAAAATGAACGATATGCGAATGCAAGTAATGTTGGATGACAAAGATGTTCCACCTCCGTACGTGAGGAGCATCTTTCATACACCTCTACCAG acccTCCACATTCTGATAAATGCCATTACCAACCTATATCAACGCTAGacagaaatttaaaacaatttatgagACCTGTCGTCGTGCAAACAATTTCACCAGTTATGTTAGAAAATTTTAGAG gaATTTTGGAATGTCATTACGATCATTTACCAAGGAGAAACCACGATTTTGGAACAATGCCGACTCGTTCTTCGGTGTCGCCATCTATGCGATGTGAAGAGGATCTACTGATACAGCGGCCGTTGTCTGTCGCTGACTACACTATCGAAGCTTTAAAATGTGAAGCAAAAATGGATGTCATAGATAACACGACTTCAGAACCTTTATACGCAGAAATCCCTTGTTGGCGGCCGCCTTCAGAGCACGCAATAGCCGTGGTTAATCTAAACGGTGAAGCTGTAACGGAATTATGA